A window from Dama dama isolate Ldn47 chromosome 11, ASM3311817v1, whole genome shotgun sequence encodes these proteins:
- the IER5L gene encoding immediate early response gene 5-like protein: MECALDAQSLISISLRKIHSSRTQRGGIKLHKNLLVSYVLRNARQLYLSERYAELYRRQQQQQQQQQPPHHQHQHLAYAAPGMPASAADFGPLQLGGGGDAEAREPVARHQLHQLHQLHQLHLQQQLHQHPAPRGCAAAAAAAGAPAGGAGALSELPGCAALQPPHGAPHRGQPLEPLQPGPAPLPPPPPPAALCPRDPRASAACSAPSAPPGAAPQAAAAASPPASPAPASSPGFYRGAYPAPSDFGVHCSSQTTVLDLDTHVVTTVENGYLHQDCCASAHCPCCGQGAPGPGLASATGCKRKYYPGQEEEDDDDDDAGDLGAEPPGGVPFAPCKRARFEDFCPDSSPDASNISNLISIFGSGFSGLVSRQPDSSEQPPPLNGQLCAKQALASLGAWTRAIVAF; this comes from the coding sequence ATGGAGTGCGCCCTGGACGCCCAGAGCCTGATCAGCATCTCCCTGCGCAAGATCCACAGCTCCCGGACCCAGCGCGGCGGCATCAAGCTGCACAAGAACCTCCTGGTGTCCTACGTGCTCCGCAACGCGCGCCAGCTCTACCTGAGCGAGCGCTACGCCGAGCTCTACCggcgccagcagcagcagcagcagcagcagcaaccgccccaccaccagcaccagcacCTCGCGTACGCGGCGCCGGGCATGCCGGCCAGCGCGGCCGACTTCGGCCCTCTGCAACTTGGCGGCGGCGGGGACGCGGAGGCGCGCGAACCGGTCGCCCGTCACCAGCTGCACCAGCTCCACCAGCTCCACCAGCTGCACCTCCAGCAGCAGCTGCACCAGCACCCGGCGCCCAGGGgctgcgcggcggcggcggcagcggccggGGCGCCCGCGGGCGGCGCGGGGGCGCTCTCGGAGCTGCCCGGGTGCGCCGCGCTCCAGCCGCCGCACGGCGCGCCCCACCGCGGGCAGCCCTTGGAGCCGCTGCAGCCGGGTCCtgcgccgctgccgccgccgccgccacccgcCGCTCTCTGCCCGCGGGACCCTCGCGCCTCGGCCGCCTGCTCCGCGCCCTCCGCGCCCCCTGGGGCCGCCCCTCAggccgcggccgccgcctccCCGCCCGCCTCCCCGGCCCCCGCCTCCTCCCCCGGCTTCTACCGGGGCGCGTACCCGGCCCCCTCGGACTTTGGCGTGCACTGCAGCAGCCAGACCACCGTGCTGGACCTGGACACTCACGTGGTGACCACGGTGGAGAACGGCTACTTGCACCAGGACTGCTGCGCCTCCGCCCACTGCCCCTGCTGTGGCCAGGGCGCCCCGGGACCCGGCCTGGCGTCCGCCACCGGCTGCAAGCGCAAGTATTACcctggccaggaggaggaggacgacGACGACGACGATGCGGGCGACCTGGGGGCCGAGCCCCCCGGGGGCGTCCCGTTCGCCCCCTGCAAGCGCGCTCGCTTCGAGGACTTCTGCCCGGACTCATCCCCGGACGCGTCCAACATCTCAAACTtgatctccatctttggctcggGCTTCTCCGGGCTGGTGAGCCGACAGCCGGACTCCTCCGAGCAGCCGCCGCCGCTCAACGGGCAGCTGTGCGCTAAGCAGGCGCTCGCCAGCCTCGGCGCCTGGACTCGAGCCATTGTCGCCTTCTAG